The genomic region ACATTTTCCTAGTGCTATGCGAACAGtgatagatgttcatgcgtgtcacctggaatttggccggcacctgccacgagagggtgcgatgggttcacacagcgcacactttgtctttcaggtgcttgtgtgcgcaaatagttgtagcaacaggtgtacgaggcgttggaggcaggtacgacattacacggtttgcacacgattcctgtgtcatgtgcactaagtgtgcacatagtccatcataggtacacttcaactatgagagacaaaatgagaaaaaaaatccagaaaatcatattgtaggatttttaaagaatttatttgtaaattatggtggaaaataagtatttggtcaaccacaaacaagcaagatttctggctctcacagacctgtaacttcttctttaagaagctcttctgtcctccacctgttacctgtattaatggtatATGTTGGaattcattatctgtataaaagacacctgtccacagcctcaaacagtcagactccaaactcaaccatggctaagaccaaagagctgttgaaggacaccaggaagaaaattgtagacctgcaccaggctgggaagagtgaatctacaatagtcaagcaggttggtgtgaataaatcaacagtgggagcaattgtaagaaaatagaaaacatacAAGGccgttgataatctcccttgatctggggctccacgcaagatgtcatcccgtggagtcaaaatgatcatgagaatggtgaacaaaaatcccagaactacacagagggacctgatgaaggacctgcagagagctgggaccaaagtaacaaaggctacacactacgcagagagggactcaaatcctgcagtgccaggcgtgtcctcctgcttaagccagtacatgtccaggcctgtctgaagtttgccagggagcatatggatgatccagaagggagaatatcatgtggtcagatgaaaccaaaatagaacattttggtaaaaactcaactcatcgtgtttggaggaagaagaatgctgagttgcattccaggaacaccatacctactgtgaagcatgggggtggaaacatcgtgctttggggctgtttttctgcaaagggaacaggacagctgatctgtgttaagggaagaatgaacttggccatgtatcatgagatgttaagacaaaacctccttccatcagtgagagtattgaagatgcaacgtgcctgggtcttccagcatgacaatgattccaaacacaccgctcggacaacgaaggagtggctccgtaaaaagcatttcaaggtcatggagtggccaagccagtctccagccctcaaccccatagaaaatatgttgagggagttgaaagtccatgttgcccagagacagtcccaaaacatcactgctctagaggagatcggcgtggaggaatgggccaaaataccagctacagtgtgtgcaaacctggtaaaaacttacaggaaatgtttgacctctgtcattgccagcaaagattatgttacaaagtattgagttgaacttttgttattgaccaaatacttattttccaccataatttacaaataaattctttaaaaatcctacaatgtgatttcctggattttttttttcctcattttgtctctcacagttgaagtgtacctatgttgaaaattacaaacctctctcatctttgtaagtaggagaacttgcacaatcaggaactgactaaatacttttttgccccactgtatacagGAGATAATAAAACCACCGTTCAGCATTTTGAAATCTGAGCAACAACTGTGTTATGAAAATTGTTCCAGAGTCCATACCTAATGGAAGATGTCATGTGCTGAATGGGCTCATTACATCAGGAACTTTTTCCAAGATGTTCAAGGCTACAGTCCATGTAGGTGCACTGGCATGGCCGTCGCTTGTTTATATAAAGTATCAGGAATTAACACAACTAAAACATGAAACGGCGCCACCAGCCAAATTTTAGTTTGTGTGTTGTAATTGCACTCTGGCATAATAAATTTCCAATTATGAGTAGGAAAGTTCAATCGGAAATTTTTGTGTTGCAGCACTGGCTTACCGCTGTCTGCAGAAATATTGCTATGGTGTTTTTATGCATGTTGCTTTATAGAGTGGTGCCGCTACTAAGCTATCCTTGTAGATGTTGGTAACAAGGATGCATGGCTACGCGGCACAAAAGAgcagtaaataaatggtaaatggactgcatttatatagtgcttttccatctgcatcagatgctccaaagcactttacagtgatgcctcacattcacacaaacacacttgcacaccgatgtcagggagctgccatacaaggtgctcactacacactgggagcaatttgtagaccttgcccaagggccctttatgATTTTGTGGTCagtctggggtttgaaccgaggatcctctggtctcaagtccaacacagTAAATTAAAACTCTTACAATCTGCACCATCTGTCCTCTTCCACGAAGTTGTCCTTGAGGCCACATCATTTTAATGCTGTCTACACTCAAAAGAGCAAATGCAGTAAAAGGCTTTCTTGGAGGCATCAGGCTTGAGCTGTTGTGGAGAAACCTGAACCATTCTTTTAAAACTGGGGAACATTGACACTCTTGACCTAATTTAACAAATGACCAAAATTCAGTCTCCAGTCTAATTTCAGCTCATCCCTCATTAACACCATTACTAACATTTCTGGTTCTACTTGCTTTCTCTTCCTTATCAAGAAATAACATACAGACATGCTGCAGTACGTCCAGGAGCAAGTTTAACAAATTTGATCTCCCACTAGCTGCAGAGGCCAACCACTCAGATGCAGACTGCTTTGTGCTCATCTTCCTGAGCCACGGTGACTCCGATCATGTTTATGTCTACGACGGTAAGATCAGCGTGGAGCACATCATGTCACTCTTCAAAGGAGACAAGTGCAAGACCCTCGTGGGAAAGCCGAAGATCTTTATATTACAGGTTTAAGCATTTCTAGTGAAAATGTTCAGATTAGAGCAGAAACACTCACCTTTTTTTTTGCACCACATGATTCCAGGTcagttctggtttttttttttgtttgttttgttttaaagaaTGTGGTTGTGTCCATCACCAGGCATGCCGTGGCGAAAAGCACGATGAGCCGGTGTTCTACTGTGACAACGTAGACAGTGAGCCGAAGATGATTGACATGGTGGACTACGGGGTCATGCACACCCTTCCTGCTGGAGCTGATTTTCTCATGTGCtactctgtggctgaaggtgagCTGGGATACTTGTAGTTCAGGGATAGGGGACGTCGGGGCACAGTGCATCAGcagtgttttgtggcagcataaacagtaTGCATAAGTTTAGGTCATTCtactgtggatttaatacagcaagttattttttataaggctgtgttatttatttctccccaagtgtaacttacaggtgtttaaaattgattttaaaattttggattGACTGTGCCCCAGCcactaattcatggggcacagtgaattagtgtctggggcacagtgaatcaacttagaataaaATGAAAAACCACATGGTTAtaaaaatttcttcaaaattattaaatatatgctaataataattaatggaaagataaatgtataagcttcaagtaatatttgtcaccttcttgatactggggcttagtcaatcactttctagactgattcactgtggcgcgggtgcatgtgacacacgagtcatgttatcaaatagctgagtctggagaagacataacacatgctcatcagttggacggggtagtcttcctctgctgtgagaaataaatacaaagacactcgacatccacaaaatttacttcacCTGCCACTTAGTTTTATCCTTAATTTATCCAAAAacgaaacactaatttataagggggatgtctttatgcataaaaatatagcataactgctgcaaatatatgtagttttgcagatatagctactgattcactgtgccccagtttcccctactaTACTTCATAATGCTGTCTGTATTGAAGGTGTAGAAGTAAATCTGCATCACAGAATATGCAGTTATTAAACTCCAAGTTTCTTGTTCCATTTTCCATTTTGGTTTCAGGTTACTATTCCCACCGAGATACAGTCAATGGCTCCTGGTATATCCAGGATCTCTGTCAGCTTCTTCAGAAGTTTGGGCATTCTCTGGAATTCACGGAGTTGCTTACACTCGTCAACAGGAAAGTGTCGATGAGGAGCGTTGCATGCAGCAGCAGCCAAGCTGCCATCGGGAAGAAGCAGATACCCTGCTTCGCTTCCATGCTCACTAAGAAACTCTACTTCCGGCCAAAAAAGTAATTGAAAGATGTCAGCTGGTTTTAGAATACCAAAGGAAGGGGTAGGCGGGGTCTAGTGACTACACACTTCCAAAGAAATGTCAATTCTCTACTATATACACAACACTACAGGAATCATAAATAATTCTGAAATAACAGGAACGTTTATCTACTTATTAGTGAGGgagtccaaacacagttgactTGTGGAATGTCATGTAAGTAGACACcagaattttatttactttaccaAGTATCTTCAAGAAAAAACAGTTTTTTATTGTTGGGACATGTGAATCCTTGAGTGGGTCTCTGAGAGAGACCCACTCGAGGATTTCAAGGAACACCACTTTTTGTGTGTTTGCATTTGTACCATAGGTGCGCACCCTCCTTATATTGTTGATTGGGATTGGCCAAATGCAACTACCAATCAACATTTACACATTTTTCATTGGGACAGTCTTTAAATTAATATTTTCAGCTCCAATTTGGGATTCAGTGTCTGGGCATTCCCTTCTGCCAATTAGCATCtactaaaattttttttttcatgtattaAAGTTTTTGTGATGCTGGATACAcagtggtgaccccaagcaaacaAGAGCaggcaaagggggggggggggggggggggagattggTAGCATTAGATCTTGTGCATAATGTGTACCTTAATATACTGTTCAAAATATTAGGGGAACACAGTGTTTCTCTAATTATTTTGAGCAGTGTATACAGATTTTATAaactgaagggggggggggggggggtgactgtACATTAATACATATGATAGTCAGGGACAGAAATTCCATTTTGCTGTAAGACAACACTGTGCTCCTGTAGCTCAGATTACATTTTTTACTCTGTCCTGTAGGTTTACATTGTATAGCTGTTTAGCCTGAGGCAGTTGACATTCAAACGACATACATTTAAAACTCCTTTTTGCCCAGAGTGAAAGGTTTAGCacaaaaacatctgaaaataggCCAGTTTAAATTCCTGCTTAACTTGATGTTACACAAATGTATTAGGGTGACAATATGGTCATCAGAGTTTAAACATTTTTTGTTATTGGCATCAAAATTCCAGTATCAATGAAACTACAAATTTGATATTTATATACTGCTGCGATTAGGTTTACTGTACCGTCATACTGTATTTTATACACATTCTGTAGAGGTGCATGCCATCTGAACTCTCACTGAATTATGTTGAAACTAAAGGATTTTAATCTGCATTCCTTGTTAGCCCTTTTTAAAGCCTTGAGGCACATTTTAATCATTTTAAGATGATTTCATTAGTGGGTGTCTTCAACGGCAATAGTCTTATATTCTTAGGAAAGCAAGgaaacacacactcatcttcaactgcttatccaagatcaggttgcAGGGCAAGGAAACTGTAAACTTGAAAACCTGATGTTTCAGTTGCTTTGTATAATAAGGCATCCCTCCTTAGAATGCTGAAGTCTTCCTTGTTACCTGCAGCTAGTGAACATGACAGTTAGCCAACATGTCATGATTTtaatctgtgtatatatatactcaacaaaaatataaacgcaacacttttggttttgctcccattttgtatgagatgaactcaaagatctaaaactttttccacatagacaatatcaccatttccctcaaatattgttcacaaaccagtctaaatctgtgatagtgagcacttctcctttgctgagataatccatcccacctcacaggtgtgccatatcaagatgctgattagacaccatgattagtgcacaggtgagccttagactgcccacaataaaaggccactctgaaaggtgcagttttgttttattggggggaggataccagtcagtatctggtgtgaccaccatttgcctcatgcagtgcaacacatctccttcgcatagagttgatcaggttgtcaattgtggcctgtggaatgttggtcccactcctcttcaatggctgcgcgacgttgcgacgacgaactggagtcaggtcgagaccccgatgaggacgcagagcatgcagatgagcttccctgagacggttctgacagtttgtgcagaaattctttggttatgcaaaccgattgtttcagcagctgtccgagtggctggtctcagacgatcttggaggtgaacatgctggatgtggaggcctgggctggtgtggttacacgtggtctgcggttgtgaggctggttggatgtactgccaaattctctgaaacgcctttggagacggcttatggtagagaaatgaacattcaatacacgagcaacaggctctggttgacattcctgctgtcagcatgccaattgcacgctccctcaaatcttgcgacatctgtggcattgtgctgtgtgataaaactgcacctttcagagtggccttttattgtgggcagtctaaggcacacctgtgcactaatcatggtgtctaatcagcatcttgatatggcacacctgtgaggtgggatggattagctcagcaaaggagaagtgctcactatcacagatttagactggtttgtgaacatattgagggaaatggtgatattgtgcatgttggaaaaagtttagatcttgagttcatctcatacaaaatgggagcaaaaccaaaagtgttgcgtttatatttttgttgagtatatatattgtAGTTTAATACCATTAGAAATGACAAATGAGTGATCTTTCAGTCCTTCATACCCACACAGACATCACACTCACTCTGTCAAAAAGGGAATTAACTTTAGTGCTGTTCTTTGTATCATAACAGCTCAAGGCACACAATGAAATGATGCACATTTGCACCCAAACTGGCAACAAAATCTAATGTCAGAGTAGCTCAGGGACAATGTCTACCTTACGGAGATGTGCTGTGGACTGAAACTCTTGTACCTGTGTCAAATTAGCCGTAGCTCAGGAAAAGCAAAGCTACCAGCAAACATTGCAGCTTGTTTTGTGTGATCATATTGGGCTAACAGCTCAAATGTTTTAGGAGCTCCAGTTTTTGCTGTGGTACAAAATTGCAtatgattaataaaaaaaaaaaaattcacatgtgCACTGATTTTATAAAATTTCAGTCTTCTATTCAACAACTCAGGATTATCAATGTACAGGACATTACATTTTTGCCAACTGCAACACTGTCAAAATGTTTGTCCCAAAGTGGGGGGAAAAACTTCATAATAAACTACACAGGTTTCTAAGTTTACTTGTTTCAGTTAACAGTACATGTGATTATttacaataatcaacatttaACACTTTGGTATCCAACAAACATTCAACAAATGTACAGGAAATATTGTTATTTTAGTCATCTTAGTATTCATGCTTTTCTTAAAAGTAGAACTAGCTGACAAGTTTTTTTGTTAAAAATGTGCTGTTATCAAAGTGGTTTGCTCTGGTTTAGCATTTGAGTGGCATCTTGTCATGGCTTTAGCTGGATCTGTTCCAGTGGTAGCTGAAGCTGCGTTGGATCTCTGAGGCGTCTCAGGTCCTCTTCCACCTGAAAATCACACAGAACAACGAGAACACTTGTTACTAACAGGGCAAGTACAGGAGTATTTAGTCCACGGGCCAAGCAGGTTTCTGTACCATAATAGTCAGATTCCCTGGAACTCTGTGCAGATTCATAAACTTGCACATTTTTGAAAGTGCATGTATAGCCAATCAGAAAAATTGATGATTCCATGTTCTCGGAAGGTACCATCTTGCAAGTCCAttgggctgctcccttgtttcactcgggtGAAAGATGACCTgcgtgttgatttgacacaatttttacgttgaatgcccttcctgacgtaactccacattacatggagaaatgtggcagcagTGGGGTTTAAACAAGAAACtgagtggagaaatgtggcagcagTGGGGTTTAAACCAGAAACtgcgtgcactaaccacttggacaccacccctgGCGGAAGGCACCATCTTGGTTTTGTATAAATGGGTGTTTAAATTGGGATTTTTTAAAATTCCAATATCTCTGCTGCTAGATGATCTACTATTTTGATTCCTGTGAGACTACGCCCATTTTCATGGCCAAGGACTCCAATGGTGCAAAATCACATTTAAGGGTGGCCAtctttgatttgtacatgtgaCTCTTCATATATGTCTTTATAAATGTCACAATTGTATTTCTTGGCCTTGAATGTATGTATGTAGATCATCTACAAGCagagaaattggggggggggggagattacATTTTAAGTTACCATTTTTATACATCTAAACTGGCAGCCACAGTGATCTCCAGGAAAAGTGAATCAACAGTTTTCTAATCGGCTATTATATGTATGTTACCAGAAAGTACAATGATACTGACTTTATGGTGACTAAACACTTAcactccagcctcagtataccatggccaacacaaaaatgtttcaCGACCTATAGTCTGTCGTCtgaacacaggagtcaaaatgttTGAGTTCTCTGTTTAAAATGTACACTGGAACTGTGCTTTTATTTTTCAACTGTACTACATGTTTTTTGGTGGACGTGTGTACCAGCATGTTTGCTTGCATGTTTATTTCGTGAATAATTTGTTTGTAATTGCAGAAGTTCACCATTTTAAAACAGGATCTGTACTGCCATTTTCCACCCAGTGTCAGTTTTGATGGCATA from Thalassophryne amazonica chromosome 15, fThaAma1.1, whole genome shotgun sequence harbors:
- the LOC117526454 gene encoding caspase-6-like isoform X1 — protein: MSEAKQQKPGGIVSTDNITATNRAECVEDLTEPDAVIGHSSLSLDPAEEYKMTNKRRGLAIIFNQERFFWRLGMNDRYGTNIDCYNLEKRFMDLNFEVKTYNNYKQEEVLDKISKAAEANHSDADCFVLIFLSHGDSDHVYVYDGKISVEHIMSLFKGDKCKTLVGKPKIFILQACRGEKHDEPVFYCDNVDSEPKMIDMVDYGVMHTLPAGADFLMCYSVAEGYYSHRDTVNGSWYIQDLCQLLQKFGHSLEFTELLTLVNRKVSMRSVACSSSQAAIGKKQIPCFASMLTKKLYFRPKK
- the LOC117526454 gene encoding caspase-6-like isoform X2, which codes for MSEAKQQKPGGIVSTDNITATNRAECVEDLTEPDAVIGHSLSLDPAEEYKMTNKRRGLAIIFNQERFFWRLGMNDRYGTNIDCYNLEKRFMDLNFEVKTYNNYKQEEVLDKISKAAEANHSDADCFVLIFLSHGDSDHVYVYDGKISVEHIMSLFKGDKCKTLVGKPKIFILQACRGEKHDEPVFYCDNVDSEPKMIDMVDYGVMHTLPAGADFLMCYSVAEGYYSHRDTVNGSWYIQDLCQLLQKFGHSLEFTELLTLVNRKVSMRSVACSSSQAAIGKKQIPCFASMLTKKLYFRPKK
- the LOC117526454 gene encoding caspase-6-like isoform X3, producing the protein MTNKRRGLAIIFNQERFFWRLGMNDRYGTNIDCYNLEKRFMDLNFEVKTYNNYKQEEVLDKISKAAEANHSDADCFVLIFLSHGDSDHVYVYDGKISVEHIMSLFKGDKCKTLVGKPKIFILQACRGEKHDEPVFYCDNVDSEPKMIDMVDYGVMHTLPAGADFLMCYSVAEGYYSHRDTVNGSWYIQDLCQLLQKFGHSLEFTELLTLVNRKVSMRSVACSSSQAAIGKKQIPCFASMLTKKLYFRPKK